A single region of the Acidobacteriota bacterium genome encodes:
- the recJ gene encoding single-stranded-DNA-specific exonuclease RecJ, producing the protein MAEQGRGQRDPPAEWIEKSVPDTTATLLAAGYGVLAAPLARRGVETAVDAETFLRPHRRGFHDPFLLRGMEQAVERVVTVCREGGTVAVVGDYDVDGVAACAMLTAVLRALNAEVVPILPNRLTEGYGFQVAQVEKARRAGASLIVTVDCGTTSTEAVREAIGNGMDVVVTDHHVAGSDFPSGAIQVNPHQDGCSYPFRHLCGAGLAFKLAQAVLRRSGREEPLAALLRVACLGTIADVVPLVGENRVIAALGLQALAKSRSPGLRALMRVARIEGPVSSTEVAFRLGPRLNAAGRLASADLALRLLLTRDTAQADRLAGELDSLNRERQVEERRVVEEAGEAFSTDGARPGILMAWSENWHRGVVGIAAGRLAREFHRPVVLLGVEAETGTGSGRSIPGVDLHSFMSEFQARMVRFGGHPQAIGLSVEVSELPALKAEMERAADWSSELLVRRREYELDLRPEQVGSGLFRELARLEPHGEGNRRPLIRLRPLERSGRVREFGTNHVKLRVREAGSGSHKASRAVHLLGWSWRDRLADLDGQFEVLGALEWDAYAGHPVIRIEDARRLEGNGTSGAK; encoded by the coding sequence ATGGCGGAGCAGGGCAGGGGCCAGCGCGACCCGCCGGCGGAGTGGATCGAGAAGTCCGTGCCCGACACCACTGCAACGCTGCTGGCAGCAGGCTACGGGGTCCTTGCCGCACCCCTCGCCCGCAGAGGCGTGGAGACCGCTGTGGATGCCGAGACCTTCCTCCGACCGCACCGCCGCGGCTTCCACGACCCCTTCCTGCTTCGGGGGATGGAGCAGGCGGTGGAACGGGTGGTAACGGTGTGCCGGGAGGGCGGCACCGTGGCCGTTGTGGGGGACTACGACGTCGACGGGGTGGCCGCCTGCGCGATGCTCACCGCGGTGCTGCGCGCCCTGAACGCCGAGGTCGTTCCGATTCTCCCGAACCGGCTGACCGAGGGCTACGGCTTTCAGGTCGCTCAGGTCGAGAAGGCGCGGCGCGCGGGTGCGTCCCTGATCGTCACGGTGGACTGCGGCACAACCTCGACCGAGGCGGTGCGGGAGGCCATCGGGAACGGAATGGACGTTGTCGTGACCGATCATCACGTCGCGGGGAGCGACTTTCCGTCAGGCGCAATCCAGGTCAACCCGCACCAGGACGGGTGCAGCTACCCGTTCCGCCATCTCTGCGGCGCTGGCCTGGCCTTCAAACTGGCGCAGGCTGTGCTGCGGCGGAGCGGCCGTGAGGAACCGCTGGCCGCTCTGCTGCGGGTCGCGTGCCTGGGAACGATCGCGGACGTGGTGCCGCTGGTGGGCGAGAATCGGGTCATCGCGGCGCTCGGCCTGCAGGCGTTGGCGAAGTCCCGATCGCCCGGGCTGCGCGCACTGATGCGGGTCGCCCGAATCGAAGGCCCGGTGTCGTCGACGGAAGTCGCGTTTCGGCTGGGCCCGCGGCTGAACGCCGCCGGCCGGCTGGCCAGCGCCGACCTTGCGCTCCGTCTGCTCCTGACCCGGGACACGGCCCAGGCGGACCGCCTCGCGGGGGAACTCGATTCTCTGAACCGGGAGCGGCAGGTGGAAGAACGGCGCGTCGTGGAGGAGGCCGGCGAGGCGTTCTCGACCGACGGAGCGAGGCCCGGGATCCTCATGGCCTGGAGTGAGAACTGGCATCGAGGCGTGGTCGGAATCGCCGCCGGGCGCCTTGCACGCGAGTTCCATCGTCCCGTCGTCCTGCTGGGTGTCGAGGCGGAAACGGGCACGGGCTCCGGTCGGAGCATTCCCGGCGTCGATCTGCACTCCTTCATGAGTGAGTTCCAGGCGCGGATGGTGCGGTTCGGGGGACATCCCCAGGCCATCGGCCTGTCGGTCGAGGTGTCCGAACTGCCCGCTCTCAAAGCCGAGATGGAGCGGGCGGCGGACTGGTCATCCGAACTGCTGGTCAGGCGCCGTGAATACGAATTGGATCTCCGACCGGAACAGGTGGGGTCGGGGCTGTTCCGCGAGCTCGCACGGTTGGAGCCGCACGGCGAGGGGAATCGCCGGCCGCTGATCCGGCTCCGCCCGCTCGAGCGCAGCGGTCGGGTACGGGAGTTCGGCACGAACCACGTCAAGTTGCGGGTCAGGGAAGCGGGTAGCGGGAGTCACAAAGCGAGCCGGGCCGTGCATTTGCTCGGCTGGAGTTGGCGCGACCGGCTGGCCGACCTGGACGGGCAGTTCGAAGTGCTCGGGGCGCTGGAATGGGACGCCTACGCGGGTCATCCGGTGATCAGGATCGAGGACGCGAGACGTCTTGAGGGGAACGGAACTAGTGGAGCCAAGTAG